The DNA window GTCATTTCTTTATTTTTATCCATTTCATTTAATCTGAAGTATTCTATTCCACGTTCAAATTCTCTTAAATCTAAAAAAATAGGGATTAAGTATTTATCTTCAAGCCCATATGGTATTTTAACAAATTTTCCATCTTCTTTCACACTTATGAAAGTGGATTTGCTTAATGATTCTTTTAAAGCTTCTCTTTCTTTAATTATTTTTTCTTCATTACCATTTTCTTCATGAAGATAAATCATATTTATGTGATTTTTAATTTCTTGATTCTTTATGTTTTCTGCATCCATAGTTATTAATTAGAATCAATTATAATAAATAAGTTTTTAACATTATAAAAAAAGAAAAAAAGTAAAAATAAAATTTAATTTATATTTTTACTTTTTAAACCCCAAAGTGAGGCCAAAATAGCTATTGCGCATAAAATTGTTGAGATTATGCAAGCTGTGCTTGAGCTTTCAATTAATTGAGGGAAATTCTCTGGAACGAAAGCTACATTACCCATAATTATTGCAAATATTACAGTTAGCATAGCTAAACTTAATGTCTGACCAACTACTCTCATTACAGTAATTGTAACTGATGCTGTTGGAGTTTCTTTTGGTTCAACTGTACTCATAACAAGATTTGTATTTGGTGAGGCAAATATTCCAAATCCTATACCTTGTAAAACCATTGCTACTATAATTACATAGAGTGGTGTTTCTGCATTTAAGAATATTAATATAAATAAAGCCAAAGTTACAAAGGCCATTCCAATAGCTGCTAATTTTTGAGGATTAATTTTATCTGAGAGATTACCAGAAATTGGTGATGCAATTGCCATTAATAGGGGGGTTACTAGCAATAGAACACCAGTTAATGTTTCATTATATCCTAAAATGTATTGGAAGTGGTAATTTAACACATAAGTTACTAAAAATGTTGCAATATAACTTATTATTGATGCTAGGTTTGAAGATAAGAACTTTGTATTCTTAAATACACGTACATTAAATACAGGATATTTAACTCTTAACTCTAAGTAAATAAATGCTATTAAGAGTATAGCTCCAATTATTGCTAATATTAGTCCATTTGGTTCATTTATTATTGTGAATCCATAGACTAATAAGAAAATTGATACTCCATAAAGTATGGATCCTTTGATATCAAAGGTTTCATTTTCATACATACTCCATTCATCTTTAACTTTAGTAAATGAAATTAATAAAGTAATTAAAATAAACGGAATTGAGAAGTAAAATATTGCTCTCCAACCTAAGTAATCAGTTAGTATTCCTCCAATAAATGGTGCAACTGCAAGTCCAATATAAACGGCAGATACCATAATTCCTAATGCTTTTCCTCTTATTTGCTCTGGTACTGCAACACTAACAAGTGAAGTTACTGTATTATACAAAATAGCTGCAGCGATTCCCTGGAATGCTCTGAATATTAATAATGATTCTGTTGAAAATGCAATTGCAGATAAAATAGAACCAATTAAAAATAGAATTAATCCTATGTTATAAGATTTTTTAATTCCATACATTCCTGAGAATTTACCAAAAGGCACTGCAACAATCGCTACTGTGAATAAAAAGATGTTAATTACCCAATTTTGCATAATATTGTTTAATGAAAATTCAGTTGCTAATTGTGGAAGTGCTACTGCTGGAGCTGAGGATATAAAAGCAACAAAAAAGGATGCTATTGAAGTGATTAATATAACATAATCTTGAAGTTTTAATTTTCTCATTTTCATTTCTCCTTTATTTAATACTTTTTCTAAGTTTCCAGCTTTGAATAGCTATTTTTCTAAGGTCTGCTTTGAGTTCTTCAGTGATTAATTCACAATCCATATCTTGTTCCCACATTTTATCTATTTCAATTATTTTTGGAATTACTGAACATCCTTTTTTTGTTAAATAAATCATGTTTTTTCTTCGATTATTTGGGTCAATTTTCCTGTTTATATAACCGAATTCTTCTAATTTACTTAAGGATGTAGATATTGTGGATTTACTAAAGTTTAATATTTCCACTAGATCTTTTTGGCAGAGTTTATGTTGATCTTCTACATCGCCATGTGAATATATTTCCATTAGGCAAGATACTTGTGTAGAATTAATATCTAACTCTTTAATCTTGTGTTCAAGGTATCTTTGTTCATTTTTGTATATGACAGAGATTAAAGGAATCAGATCCATTTTTTCCATTAAGTTTCTTTGTCTGGAATTCATTTGCATAACCTCATGTTTATATAATTGTTTATATATTAATAAAAGTTTCGAACCGAACAGTTCTTATAAGAACTATTTTTTTTTTTTTTTAAATTGAATTTTTTTGGATTTTTTTAGGTATGAGTAAATAAAATTAGTATTAACTTAGAAAGATATATATAATTGATAACTTTATAGATATGATTATATTAACTTATAAAAGCGGATAATATGGTCGATTTAAAAGGAACTAAAACTGAAAAGAACTTAGAAGCAGCTTTTGCTGGTGAATCCCAAGCTCATACAAAATACCAATATTTTGCTTCCCAAGCATCTAAAGAAGGTTATAAACAAATTTCAGCTATTTTCTCTGAAACATCAAGAAATGAGAAAGAACATGCTAAAATGTGGTTTAAATATTTGCATGATGGTGCAGTACCAGACACTATAACCAACTTAAAAGATGCTGCAGATGGTGAAAACTACGAATGGACTGAAATGTATGCGGAATTTGCTGAAATAGCTGAAGAAGAAGGTTTTGATGAAATTGCTGCTAAATTTAGATTAGTAGGTCAAGTTGAAGCAAAACATGAAGAAAGATACAGAAAATTAGCTGAAAATATAGAAAATGACTCTGTATTTAAAAGAGATGAAGAAATCGAATGGAAATGTGACAACTGTGGATTTATTTATGTTGGAGAAGAAGCTCCTGAAGTATGTCCATGTTGTAACCACCCAATAGCTTACTTTGAAGAAAGAGCTACAAATTACTAAAAAATAAGTATTATGGATTAGTGTTTTATACACTAAAATCCATTTTATTTATTTATTAAATCACAAACTTTTTTTCCTGCAAATACACAGCATTCAGTACATAATGTTTTGTCTTCTCCATTTTTTGAGATTATATCGCAACGAACAGATGTGTATTTATCCTTGAATGCTTCAAACAGTTCTTTTGTATATGCTTTTATTTTATCTTCATCTTCTTCTAATAATCCTATTGCAAGAGTAGCTCCAGTTACTGCTCCACAGCTTCCTTCTGCAAATGTTCCACCAATTCCACCAGAAAAACCACTAGCTATTTTTGATAGATCATCTTGAGAGTATTCAGTATCTTCACAAAGTCCCATTAATGTAGATTGAGAACAGCTTTTTGTTTCTCTCAACTCTTCAATCTTTTTTTCAACCTTTGATGAATCTAATTCCATATATAATACCTCCTATAATTCAAAATTTATTCTATCTAACATATATAAATTTTTAATTTAGGAATTTTATAAAGGAGTTATTTAAAGGGAGTTATTTAATTTATAATGTGATTTTTTCTATTATTCTTAACAATTATAATATATTATCAGTTGAAATTAAAATTTGAATTATTTTTATCTCTTTTAGTAGCTATTTTATTAAATTCTATGGATGTTTTTACACAATGTTCAAAGTTTTATAAATTTCATTACTAATTAATAGCTTTTTATAAAAAATTCATAGAAAAGTTAATATGTAACTCTTAACTTACTGGATTATTGTACAAAAACCTTTTTATATAATGTTGTTTATATTAAAATTATATAAGAAGTTTATATTTATTGGAGGAAAATTAAGTATGTTTTACAGTACAATAATGAAAATTGATTCTATTGACAGATTAAGAGATATTAGGGATGCTTTACTTGTTGAACAAGGTATTAATCCAACTCGTCAAGGTGAACATTCAATTAGAGTTGTTGTTGATAGGATTGATGAAATTCAAGCTACTTTAGATAAATCAGCTGCTAAACAATAGGTTGAATTTATGTTACGATCTTTTAGAAAACCATCACTTAAACCAAGAAAAAGGTTAATTCGAAAAAGAGTATTTAAATATGGTCAAATTCGGAGAATTGATAGGCATCGTCCAGTTATGATGCATGAAACTCAAAAAGAAGTAGAAACTAAACCTAATAAAGAAAAAACTCATCCTAAACCTAGTCCATTGGACAGGCCATTGTTATTTAGGTATATGCAAAATTATGATGAAAAAGATGAGTCAAATGAAGATAAAGAATCAGATGAAGATGATTCTTAAATCTTTTTTTTATTTTAAACTAGCTAATTTTTCACTATCCACAATCATATTATCTTCTGGGAGATTTACGATTAAGCCAGAAAATCCATCATCGTTAACAGCTAATTCAATAAATAATTCCATATCTGTTGTGTAAAGTGAATATTCCTGTTCTTGCTGGTCTAACTTTAAATATTCATATCCTGCTTCATATTTTTCTTCAGTAGTAAAAACAGCTATTTTAAAGTTATTTTCATCTCCAAAAGCTATAAAATTCATATCGTCATCTACTTTGTAAGTAGGGCAGTACAAGGTTACTTTTTTTAATTCTTCTATATTTATTTCCATTTTTAATCTCCTAGGTTATCTAAATCTATTGAAAAGTTTTGGCTATGTGGATTTATAATAATTCCTTTGAATTTATCATCTTCACTAGCTAATTTTTTAATATCTTCTGGTGTAATTAGCTTCATTTCAAGTTTGTCAAGGAATAATTTTGAAATTTTTTCACAGCCATCATCAAATTCTTTAATATCAGTAAAGACAGGTATAAAATAATCTTTACTTCTTTCAGTTACATTAAAGCGAACTAATTCTGGTTTTTCATCAATTAAGGTTAAATAAACTTCAGTTGGATAGGTTTCTTTGATATTTTCTTTCATTACATCTAATTCAATTGATGATTCATCCTTAATCTTTTTAGTAATCTCAGCATAGGTATTTATGAAATCTTTTAATTTACTTTTACCTACTTTATCACCAGATTCTTTATAGGTTTCATAATCTTTCATTCTCATAGTAAATCACAATTGCTTTTTATTAACTAGGTAATTCTGGAAATGAGGATTAATTGTAATTGCTTCGAAGTTTTCCTGATTTTTTCCATATTCTTTAATAACTTCTAAGGTTGCATAAAATGCTTTTGTTTTAAAATTTAGTTTATTGAAGTTTAATTTTATTATACCTGCGTTGAATTCTTCCAAATCAGTAAATACAGGTATGATAAATTTTTTTGAATTTTTGTATGCTTCAATACTAATTGGATCATCACTTTCATTAACAAGTAAAATCAACACTTCTTCCTGTAGAAGTTTATGAATTTCACTTTCTACATCTACATTTCCTTGAAGAAATTCATCAATTTTATCTTTAAGTTCACTTTCCTTAACTATTTCTCCATTATTTATTCTAGTTAAATCATTAATTTTCATTTACATCACTGGAATTGTGGTTACATTGACTTGTATGTAATAGGTCTTCTTTTGGAACAATGAAATCAGTGTCATATGGGTTAATTACAAGTCCAACAAAAGTTTCATCATCAAGACCTATTTCAAAAATATCAACACCTTCCATTACTTCAAGTTCATAGTCAAAATCAAGTGAATCAAGACCCATTTCTTCAATACATTTTTCAGCTTCATCTTCACTTGTAAAAACAGGAATGAAATAGCTATTATTTGCATCTTCTACTGTTAATCTTAAAATTTCTTTGTATTCTTCAGTTTTATTGGTAATAGCTATTAACTTGGAATCTAAAACAGCATGATCGATTTCGTGACCAACCATAGCTAATTTAACATCCTGGAACTCGATTTCACTTTCTTCAATTTCAATATATTCTTCCATTAATTTTAATATCTTTTCATTCATAGTAGTTCACCTTTTATTAGGGACATATAACTACTTCAAATTAATTATGTAGTTTGTTTATTAAATAAATGATTATTATGTACTGACTGTTAAGCTAAAAATATATGTTATAAAATCAAATAGTATAATTAATTAAGTTTAAAGAAGGATTATGAAATGAATATTTTAATTGAAGGTGCTGGTGCTATAGGAATTGCTCTTGGGGCTTCTATGATTTCTCAAAATGCAAATGTTTCTTTTTATGCAAGTCAAAGAACTGCAGATAAGTTAACTGAAGGAATTAAAAGAATTGGAATATTTAATCATCTTTCATTTTCACCAGATTCATATGAAGTATACACTGATTATAATGATTTACCTGAAGATTCCTTTGATTTTGTCTTTGTTTGCAGTAAAACAGTAGCTAATGATGATATTAGTAATAATTTAAATGAACATAGAAATATTTTGAAAGAAGGTGCAAAAATTATTATTTTCCAAAATGGATTTGGTAATGATGAGCCTTATCTCAGATACTTTGATAAGGATGAGGTATTCTGTGCACGTGTAATTACTGGCTTTAGCAGGCCTGAGAGAAATATAAGTGAAGTTACAGTACACACTGAACCTATTTTACTTGGGTCTCTACAAGGTGCAGATATTGAAGTTTTAAAACCAATAGCTGAAATGATTTCAAAGTCTGGAATCCCATCTGAGATCAATGAGAATTTAGATAAATTTTTATGGGCTAAAATGCTTTACAATTGTGCCCTAAATCCATTAGGTGCAATTTTAGGTGTTAACTATGGTAAATTAACTGAAAATGATTATTCAATAGCTATTATGAATAAACTCATTGAAGAAATCTTTAATGTAATAAAAGCTGCAGGATACAGTACCAATTGGGACAAGCCAGAGGAATATCAGGATATTTTTTACTCTAAATTAGTTCCAGACACTTATAATCATTTTTCATCAACTTACCAGGATATTAGCAAAAAGCAGAAAACTGAAATTGATTCATTAAATGGTATGGTCATTAAACTAGGTGAAAAATATGATGTTGATGTAAGTGTCAATAAAACTATTTATAACATAATTAAATCAATTGAAGCTGATTTCTAGAGATTTTTCTTATAAGATTCCCACTAGAACTGGTATTAGGATTAAGCAGAGCAATGTATTTATGAAAATGCATGTTGAACCCATATTTAAATCTAGTTTATATTCAGTCATTAATGCCAATATCAACATTCCAGAAGGCATTGCAGCTTCAATTATTGAAATATTTGTTTATAAAGAGGGTAATGAGAATACTATGCATAATATTAACACTACTGCTGGATATAACAATGATTTTAATAAGAATGTTAATCCAATAACTTTGTAATATTCTTTAATGCTTCTAAAGTTTAGGGATGTTCCAAGAG is part of the Methanobrevibacter woesei genome and encodes:
- a CDS encoding SseB family protein, whose amino-acid sequence is MNEKILKLMEEYIEIEESEIEFQDVKLAMVGHEIDHAVLDSKLIAITNKTEEYKEILRLTVEDANNSYFIPVFTSEDEAEKCIEEMGLDSLDFDYELEVMEGVDIFEIGLDDETFVGLVINPYDTDFIVPKEDLLHTSQCNHNSSDVNEN
- a CDS encoding MFS transporter translates to MRKLKLQDYVILITSIASFFVAFISSAPAVALPQLATEFSLNNIMQNWVINIFLFTVAIVAVPFGKFSGMYGIKKSYNIGLILFLIGSILSAIAFSTESLLIFRAFQGIAAAILYNTVTSLVSVAVPEQIRGKALGIMVSAVYIGLAVAPFIGGILTDYLGWRAIFYFSIPFILITLLISFTKVKDEWSMYENETFDIKGSILYGVSIFLLVYGFTIINEPNGLILAIIGAILLIAFIYLELRVKYPVFNVRVFKNTKFLSSNLASIISYIATFLVTYVLNYHFQYILGYNETLTGVLLLVTPLLMAIASPISGNLSDKINPQKLAAIGMAFVTLALFILIFLNAETPLYVIIVAMVLQGIGFGIFASPNTNLVMSTVEPKETPTASVTITVMRVVGQTLSLAMLTVIFAIIMGNVAFVPENFPQLIESSSTACIISTILCAIAILASLWGLKSKNIN
- a CDS encoding ketopantoate reductase family protein; translated protein: MNILIEGAGAIGIALGASMISQNANVSFYASQRTADKLTEGIKRIGIFNHLSFSPDSYEVYTDYNDLPEDSFDFVFVCSKTVANDDISNNLNEHRNILKEGAKIIIFQNGFGNDEPYLRYFDKDEVFCARVITGFSRPERNISEVTVHTEPILLGSLQGADIEVLKPIAEMISKSGIPSEINENLDKFLWAKMLYNCALNPLGAILGVNYGKLTENDYSIAIMNKLIEEIFNVIKAAGYSTNWDKPEEYQDIFYSKLVPDTYNHFSSTYQDISKKQKTEIDSLNGMVIKLGEKYDVDVSVNKTIYNIIKSIEADF
- a CDS encoding C-GCAxxG-C-C family protein — encoded protein: MELDSSKVEKKIEELRETKSCSQSTLMGLCEDTEYSQDDLSKIASGFSGGIGGTFAEGSCGAVTGATLAIGLLEEDEDKIKAYTKELFEAFKDKYTSVRCDIISKNGEDKTLCTECCVFAGKKVCDLINK
- the rbr gene encoding rubrerythrin; its protein translation is MVDLKGTKTEKNLEAAFAGESQAHTKYQYFASQASKEGYKQISAIFSETSRNEKEHAKMWFKYLHDGAVPDTITNLKDAADGENYEWTEMYAEFAEIAEEEGFDEIAAKFRLVGQVEAKHEERYRKLAENIENDSVFKRDEEIEWKCDNCGFIYVGEEAPEVCPCCNHPIAYFEERATNY
- a CDS encoding MarR family winged helix-turn-helix transcriptional regulator → MNSRQRNLMEKMDLIPLISVIYKNEQRYLEHKIKELDINSTQVSCLMEIYSHGDVEDQHKLCQKDLVEILNFSKSTISTSLSKLEEFGYINRKIDPNNRRKNMIYLTKKGCSVIPKIIEIDKMWEQDMDCELITEELKADLRKIAIQSWKLRKSIK
- a CDS encoding AEC family transporter, yielding MLFPAIWALVIGLILNNLSITLDSTIIDFLTYLKEMTIPLIMISLGTSLNFRSIKEYYKVIGLTFLLKSLLYPAVVLILCIVFSLPSL